Proteins encoded in a region of the Pontibacter sp. SGAir0037 genome:
- a CDS encoding DUF4133 domain-containing protein gives MAPEDNRGFNVYKGLQKPLVFKSLKGRYIYWGLASVLTGFFAAVVLSVSLNFFSGLVALVVVTFGGMGFTAMQQKKGLHHKTKSKGVYIMPAQWRRSARR, from the coding sequence GTGGCTCCCGAAGATAACAGAGGATTTAATGTCTACAAGGGGCTGCAAAAACCCCTTGTATTTAAGTCCTTGAAAGGTAGATATATCTACTGGGGCCTGGCCTCCGTTCTAACTGGCTTCTTTGCGGCAGTTGTCTTATCTGTTTCGCTCAACTTCTTTTCAGGTCTGGTAGCCTTGGTGGTCGTGACTTTCGGCGGTATGGGGTTTACGGCTATGCAGCAGAAGAAAGGGTTGCATCATAAAACGAAGTCCAAAGGGGTATACATCATGCCCGCACAATGGAGGCGCTCTGCACGAAGATAG
- a CDS encoding DUF4134 domain-containing protein: MKKLLAMLVLVVLAVPSSFAQGAGGIDAGASELQTYIDPVGNLILVIGAIVGLIGGVRVYIKWNSGDQDTQKAVMGWMGSCVFLMVVGVVIKAFFGL; the protein is encoded by the coding sequence ATGAAAAAGTTACTTGCTATGCTCGTATTGGTAGTCCTCGCTGTCCCATCTTCCTTTGCTCAAGGGGCCGGAGGCATTGATGCCGGAGCCTCTGAACTCCAAACTTACATTGACCCTGTAGGCAACCTAATCCTAGTCATCGGAGCTATTGTTGGCCTGATTGGGGGAGTTAGGGTGTACATCAAGTGGAACTCCGGAGACCAGGACACACAAAAGGCTGTCATGGGGTGGATGGGGTCCTGTGTATTCCTGATGGTGGTGGGGGTGGTGATCAAAGCCTTCTTCGGCTTGTAA
- a CDS encoding ParA family protein: MKIVVANQKGGVGKSTTCILLANYLALEKKDNVIILDMDFQDSIYSRWEKEKELYANDPLYEVIKMEVEEYPKYKVHIDSLQGGHVIMDMPGRLDTNELIAVYQDAEVIVCPFAYEKMTFESTMFFVQVAKHVNPQVRIVFLPNRLKSSVNYELKAAVDEQLAQFGTVAPALPDRVGFQRIDTVSISSDIRGVLDNSFGYIYNEYLETI, encoded by the coding sequence ATGAAAATTGTAGTAGCAAACCAAAAAGGAGGGGTAGGCAAGTCCACCACCTGTATACTGCTGGCTAACTATCTGGCCTTAGAGAAAAAGGACAATGTGATCATCTTGGATATGGACTTTCAGGACTCCATCTATTCCAGATGGGAGAAGGAGAAGGAGCTGTATGCCAATGACCCACTGTACGAGGTTATCAAGATGGAGGTAGAGGAGTACCCGAAATACAAGGTGCATATTGATAGCCTGCAAGGGGGGCATGTTATTATGGACATGCCTGGCAGGCTGGACACGAACGAGCTCATTGCTGTATACCAGGACGCTGAGGTGATCGTCTGTCCGTTCGCCTATGAGAAGATGACTTTTGAGTCCACCATGTTCTTTGTTCAGGTGGCCAAGCATGTTAACCCGCAGGTAAGGATCGTGTTCCTGCCAAACCGCCTGAAGTCCTCCGTGAACTATGAATTGAAAGCTGCCGTGGATGAGCAGCTGGCGCAATTCGGCACTGTGGCTCCGGCGCTGCCAGACCGGGTAGGATTTCAACGCATAGATACCGTATCGATCTCTTCGGATATCCGTGGGGTGCTCGATAATTCTTTTGGGTATATATATAATGAGTATTTAGAGACAATATAG
- a CDS encoding relaxase/mobilization nuclease domain-containing protein — MIVKILSAAAGFNGVVYNEEKRAQGAAQLLKAENFGFLNLAAGSLKQEDYIRYMTLVANTNESVLKSQFHAIISCKGREKGAEELLEIAEQYLQRMGYHDNPYLIYFHSDTAHNHVHMVSTRVSKEGKKVNDKYENVRSQKVMQEILMQDVAYEIKAYLTKALAYGFSSEAQFKLLLEREGVKVTEKEGQYQFIKYGSVVHAFAKKEVADRIAKYKAPDARVGQLKAMFRKYKRGLTVEQFSGLLKEKFGIELVVHQAEGKSTPYGYTILDHASKQVLKGSQVMKLDELLSSVNREDKKQAGRELIAKLSADRGLCYTGFKIQLEATGLLINRKGEIRIKGDEEGSIPVLMLDKTHVRALLYQERLQEARQYVVTSDKDMRLLSRLFFVKQSDLSVAKPSDPLEKEVVAAKLHSGLASGRPLQEILDSCGWSIAQADGKHFLIDHQQKRVYAWVDLTNERPDFHAVQVVELDKGSDRAREERLQDAWGQSSSTIGQLAASMLYHMESNLGPDQGENRKRKNQRKR, encoded by the coding sequence ATGATTGTGAAAATCCTTTCTGCCGCTGCCGGGTTCAATGGCGTTGTTTATAATGAAGAGAAAAGAGCACAGGGTGCAGCTCAGCTGCTCAAGGCTGAGAACTTCGGTTTTCTGAATCTGGCAGCAGGAAGCTTGAAGCAGGAGGATTACATCAGGTACATGACGTTGGTGGCAAACACAAACGAATCAGTGCTAAAGTCCCAGTTCCATGCCATTATTTCCTGCAAGGGAAGGGAGAAGGGTGCGGAGGAACTCCTGGAAATCGCGGAGCAGTACCTCCAGCGCATGGGGTACCATGATAACCCCTACCTTATCTACTTTCATTCAGATACTGCGCACAACCATGTGCACATGGTGTCTACCAGGGTAAGCAAAGAGGGGAAGAAGGTGAATGACAAGTATGAAAACGTAAGGTCTCAGAAAGTGATGCAGGAGATTCTGATGCAGGATGTGGCATACGAGATAAAAGCATACTTGACGAAAGCGCTGGCATATGGATTTTCCTCTGAAGCTCAGTTTAAGTTGCTGCTCGAAAGGGAAGGCGTGAAGGTCACGGAGAAGGAGGGACAGTACCAGTTCATTAAGTACGGTTCAGTGGTGCATGCCTTTGCAAAGAAAGAAGTCGCTGACAGGATAGCGAAGTATAAAGCACCAGATGCGCGTGTAGGGCAGCTGAAAGCCATGTTCCGCAAGTATAAACGAGGCCTAACGGTGGAGCAGTTCTCCGGGCTATTAAAGGAAAAGTTCGGGATAGAGCTGGTGGTGCACCAGGCAGAGGGGAAGAGCACTCCCTATGGCTACACGATTCTCGACCATGCCAGCAAACAGGTGCTGAAGGGCTCCCAGGTGATGAAGCTCGATGAGCTGCTTTCCAGTGTTAACAGAGAAGATAAAAAACAGGCTGGACGGGAGCTCATAGCCAAGCTTTCTGCAGACAGGGGGCTGTGTTACACCGGCTTCAAAATACAGCTGGAGGCAACAGGGCTCCTGATCAACAGAAAGGGAGAGATCCGCATCAAGGGAGATGAAGAAGGCAGCATCCCTGTTCTGATGCTTGATAAGACCCATGTCAGGGCGCTGCTTTACCAGGAAAGGCTGCAGGAGGCACGGCAGTACGTTGTGACGAGCGATAAGGATATGAGGCTGCTTTCCAGGCTGTTTTTTGTAAAGCAGTCGGATCTGTCGGTTGCGAAGCCTTCTGACCCTCTGGAGAAGGAGGTGGTGGCCGCCAAGCTGCACAGCGGCCTTGCCAGCGGCAGGCCGCTGCAGGAAATCCTGGACAGTTGCGGCTGGAGCATTGCCCAAGCAGACGGAAAGCATTTCCTGATTGATCATCAGCAGAAACGGGTATATGCCTGGGTAGATCTGACCAATGAGAGGCCTGACTTTCATGCTGTGCAGGTTGTTGAGCTCGATAAGGGTAGTGATCGGGCGAGGGAGGAAAGGCTGCAGGACGCATGGGGCCAGTCTTCCAGTACCATCGGTCAACTGGCAGCTTCCATGCTTTACCATATGGAGTCAAACCTCGGACCTGATCAGGGCGAGAATAGGAAGAGAAAAAATCAACGAAAACGATAA
- the mobC gene encoding plasmid mobilization relaxosome protein MobC — translation MEDVKKAKGGRPKLSPDLKRARQVKLTFSDSEYRQLEAEMTAAGHELLSVYLRKKTLAQPDDFIANPKELIAVLDKLGPEISRVGNNINQVARYVNYLKANNMINLQFLADFNRHMIEFGGIEKELVKALRSFLRIAAARFKKVK, via the coding sequence ATGGAAGATGTTAAGAAAGCAAAGGGAGGGCGTCCAAAACTATCGCCTGACTTAAAGAGAGCCAGACAAGTAAAGCTGACCTTTTCCGATAGCGAATACAGGCAACTGGAGGCTGAGATGACGGCTGCAGGGCATGAATTATTGTCTGTTTACCTGCGAAAGAAGACACTGGCGCAGCCTGACGATTTTATTGCTAATCCCAAAGAGTTGATCGCGGTTCTGGATAAGCTGGGTCCAGAGATCAGCAGGGTCGGTAACAATATCAATCAAGTAGCACGCTATGTCAATTACCTGAAGGCGAACAATATGATAAACCTGCAGTTTCTTGCCGATTTTAACAGGCACATGATAGAGTTCGGGGGTATAGAAAAAGAATTGGTCAAGGCGCTTCGGTCTTTTCTCCGGATTGCTGCTGCTAGGTTTAAGAAGGTTAAATAA